In a single window of the Perca flavescens isolate YP-PL-M2 chromosome 18, PFLA_1.0, whole genome shotgun sequence genome:
- the LOC114573624 gene encoding uncharacterized protein LOC114573624 — protein sequence MKKTTNFFPGKTMVSFRKGPSGHLRHDPSDEAMRIKKNPSLQDKSPPQRHDLVKTNALTVVFERGGDVSDRLEVMGEYVLQFGKYKGKLFRWLLENDVGYTIYLMKKVEEEERDGTFNPQGHNKDSLLSFLDYARSFQLIRDLREYLASRLPAPPVASEGENTVGFGARAKDTWRQIWESRADGYAAFIVGVKCIKNSKMYNLQQYILKQQRAESGESCPPPAGVSTTSAAPTPPTSSILAMEEDEELERGMLNLSPYKFATELRPAAVSRAPAVSPPTAHRTEPTATVSRPAEPDDSSGIVASVKATTKAPLPVPPQLLALAPQLGVEEQAPNVLRQKPGITSAPFLPEELPSVEAQRDTVPDEALPSPAPSVPLDVPHQPAASVPGYAQDVAQWNCSHQQKIWMKTELETLGLWPGSRPVASSGIGRPRVIIGTSGQYYILASRLTCKACRKYWHADKPQWLEKLPERFSNIVPAFLTHKKAICKSVMDEMMSGRSPEDMAKQLTEALHLKYEKAHLAYLLSVQNIRDAEAGVYGQRTITGLLRQADTRLHSVATPMLTAGVECLFLLTTWSTAWSDCCAAFTVLDPGHQEHLLWDCWRTSEATVAKATSGNLANNSASRSKFNKDISIKLDLFHCMRRFTRECVSEHHPLFSSFCQFLSAAFVVVDQRDLQRLTEAYTFCGISPANQTKQHIREHCRTRVPQPRELLQRVEDVLHHFYLAKDANDVPLFMASMLKLWRIQRVHILRGCLSDPDVGEGILYRRASTFTKPSG from the exons ATGAAGAAGACAACCAACTTCTTTCCCGGAAAGACTATGGTGTCTTTCAGGAAGGGTCCATCAGGCCATCTGCGGCATGATCCCTCTGACGAGGCCATGCGGATCAAAAAGAACCCTTCTCTTCAGGACAAGTCTCCCCCTCAGAGACATGACCTTGTGAAGACCAATGCTCTCACTGTGGTCTTTGAGCGGGGAGGAGATGTGTCTGACCGACTGGAGGTGATGGGGGAGTATGTGCTGCAGTTTGGAAAGTACAAGGGTAAATTGTTTAGGTGGCTCCTGGAAAATGATGTTGGCTACACCATCTACCTGATGAAAaaggtagaggaggaggagagagatgggacCTTCAACCCTCAGGGACACAACAAGGACAGCCTGCTGTCATTTCTGGACTATGCCAGGAGCTTCCAGTTAATTAGGGACCTCAGGGAGTATCTAGCTTCCAGGCTGCCTGCGCCACCAGTGGCATCAGAGGGTGAAAATACTGTCGGCTTTGGAGCCAGGGCAAAGGACACCTGGAGGCAGATCTGGGAGAGCAGGGCAGATGGATATGCTGCCTTCATCGTAGGAGTAAAGTGCATCAAAAACAGCAAGATGTACAACCTGCAGCAGTACATCCTCAAGCAGCAGAGGGCTGAGTCTGGGGAGTCCTGTCCACCACCTGCAGGAGTCTCCACTACATCAGCTGCCCCTACACCGCCTACATCTAGCATTCTAG CGATGGAGGAAGACGAGGAGTTGGAGAGGGGGATGCTGAATCTGTCTCCCTATAAATTTGCCACTGAACTAA GACCAGCAGCAGTCTCCAGAGCCCCGGCTGTGTCTCCACCAACAG CACACAGGACGGAGCCAACAGCGACGGTTTCCAGACCTGCCGAGCCTGATGACTCCTCTGGGATTGTTGCTTCTGTGAAAG CCACGACAAAGGCCCCGCTGCCGGTCCCTCCTCAGCTGCTCGCCCTCGCCCCACAGCTTGGGGTAGAAGAACAGGCGCCTAATGTGTTGAGACAAA AGCCTGGGATAACATCAGCTCCATTTCTTCCTGAAG AGTTACCATCAGTGGAAGCACAGAGAGACACTGTCCCTGATGAAG CTCTGCCAAGTCCAGCACCATCTGTCCCTTTAGATGTGCCACACCAGCCTGCAGCCTCTGTCCCTGGCTATGCTCAGGATGTAGCGCAGTGGAACTGCTCCCACCAGCAGAAAATTTGGATGAAGACTGAGCTGGAGACGTTGGGGCTGTGGCCGGGGTCACGTCCT GTAGCTTCTTCTGGCATTGGAAGGCCAAGAGTTATCATTGGCACCAGCGGCCAGTACTATATTTTAGCCTCACGGCTCACCTGCAAGGCCTGTAGGAAGTACTGGCATGCTGACAAGCCCCAGTGGCTGGAGAAGCTACCAGAGCGCTTCAGCAACATTGTTCCGGCTTTCCTAACTCACAAAAAGGCCATCTGCAAATCAGTAATGGATGAGATGATGAGCGGCAGATCACCGGAGGACATGGCTAAGCAGCTGACGGAGGCACTCCACCTTAAATATGAGAAAGCCCACCTGGCCTACCTGCTCAGTGTGCAGAACATCAGGGATGCTGAGGCAGGAGTTTACGGCCAGAGAACCATCACTGGGCTtctcagacaggcagacacccGGCTCCATTCGGTGGCTACTCCGATGCTGACGGCTGGTGTGGAGTGTCTATTTCTTCTCACTACCTGGTCGACTGCCTGGTCC gaCTGCTGTGCTGCCTTCACGGTCCTGGACCCTGGTCATCAGGAGCACCTGCTGTGGGACTGCTGGAGGACATCAGAGGCCACCGTGGCGAAGGCGACCTCTGGCAACCTCGCCAACAACAGTGCCTCGAGGAGCAAGTTTAACAAAGACATCAGCATCAAGTTAGACTTGTTTCACTGCATGAGGCGCTTTACcagggagtgtgtgtctgaacATCACCctctgttcagctccttctgcCAGTTCCTCTCTGCAGCATTTGTTGTGGTGGACCAGAGGGATCTACAAAGGCTCACAGAGGCATACACCTTCTGTGGAATCTCTCCTGCAAATCAGACAAAGCAGCACATAAGAGAGCACTGCAGGACAAGGGTGCCACAGCCGAGGGAGCTGCTGCAGAGGGTTGAAGATGTGTTGCACCACTTCTACCTGGCAAAGGACGCCAATGATGTGCCCCTGTTTATGGCCTCCATGCTGAAGTTGTGGAGGATCCAACGCGTCCACATCCTGAGAGGCTGCCTGAGCGACCCTGACGTCGGGGAGGGAATTCTCTACAG GAGGGCTTCCACTTTCACCAAGCCCAGTGGGTGA